Proteins from a genomic interval of uncultured Methanocorpusculum sp.:
- a CDS encoding cation-transporting P-type ATPase, whose translation MYKKTIEDVLTELNTDRVFGLSEETAQKRQQEYGKK comes from the coding sequence ATGTACAAAAAAACGATAGAGGATGTGCTCACAGAACTCAATACTGACAGAGTGTTCGGGTTATCCGAAGAAACAGCACAGAAAAGACAGCAGGAATACGGAAAAAAATGA
- a CDS encoding HAD-IC family P-type ATPase → MHNINNIIVYILIVAAVLSFSMGEIIEGIAVLIALMIAVLTSFFTEYNAQKSIESLQRMIFTHAMVVRGGVWQEINASKLVTGDLIFIEEGDSIPADARLIRSMNFACIESALTGESDAVEKDAQALFSEDTGLGDRINMVFAGTSATRGNAHAVVTGTGMSTEVGKITGMLESGIKERTPLSKEMNKLSKILILVALLAGIAVLTAGFMTNHPIEAILHTALILAVAAIPEVMPAVSTMTLSRGMRTMAEHKALVKHLPAVETLGSTNVICTDKTGTLTENQMTVGRIVLTNDRSYTVEGNGYQPVGNILADERAVDLSDDDRLWDIIATSVLCSNAVLKKDEQEYSVIGDPTEGALVVLGAKAGICRESLHAGGWVRIGEMPFDSARKYMITVYEHGETVHAFIKGAPDVLLAMSLQSKEEKERLQDANDHLTEKGLRVLGVGKLNGYSGDGSRASIVSYLDRVDIFGIVGITDPPRNDVREAIGICQQAGIQVKMITGDDPKTASIIAREIGLRDAGVRRSCEKDRGVCPRFA, encoded by the coding sequence CTGCATAATATCAATAATATCATCGTCTACATCCTGATCGTCGCCGCGGTTCTGTCTTTTTCCATGGGGGAGATCATCGAAGGCATCGCTGTTTTGATCGCATTGATGATCGCCGTACTTACCAGCTTTTTTACCGAATATAATGCACAGAAATCGATAGAATCCCTCCAGCGGATGATCTTCACCCATGCCATGGTCGTGCGGGGCGGCGTCTGGCAGGAGATCAATGCCTCGAAACTGGTAACCGGCGATCTGATCTTTATAGAGGAGGGCGATTCCATTCCGGCGGATGCACGACTGATCCGCAGTATGAATTTTGCCTGTATCGAATCAGCCCTCACCGGTGAGTCGGACGCGGTCGAAAAGGATGCACAGGCACTTTTTTCCGAGGATACCGGACTTGGGGACAGGATCAATATGGTCTTTGCCGGCACATCCGCAACACGGGGCAATGCCCATGCGGTCGTCACCGGTACCGGGATGTCGACGGAAGTGGGAAAGATCACCGGGATGCTAGAGAGCGGCATCAAAGAGAGGACGCCGCTTAGTAAAGAGATGAACAAGCTCAGCAAAATCCTCATCCTTGTTGCATTGCTGGCAGGTATTGCGGTATTGACCGCCGGGTTCATGACGAACCATCCGATTGAGGCCATTCTTCATACGGCGCTTATCCTCGCCGTGGCCGCGATCCCCGAGGTGATGCCTGCAGTCTCAACGATGACATTGTCCCGCGGGATGCGGACGATGGCGGAACATAAGGCGCTGGTCAAACACCTGCCGGCCGTGGAGACCCTTGGTTCGACGAACGTGATATGTACGGATAAAACCGGGACGCTCACCGAAAATCAGATGACGGTCGGAAGGATCGTGCTGACAAACGACCGGTCATATACGGTTGAAGGAAACGGGTATCAGCCGGTCGGAAATATTCTCGCCGATGAGCGTGCGGTCGATCTTTCGGATGACGACCGGCTTTGGGACATCATCGCCACCTCGGTCCTCTGCAGCAATGCAGTGCTGAAAAAGGATGAACAGGAGTATTCCGTGATCGGCGATCCGACCGAAGGAGCTCTGGTCGTGCTGGGAGCTAAAGCGGGAATATGCAGGGAAAGCCTTCATGCGGGCGGCTGGGTTAGGATCGGCGAGATGCCATTCGATTCCGCAAGGAAGTATATGATAACGGTGTATGAACACGGGGAAACGGTCCATGCGTTTATCAAAGGAGCGCCGGACGTGCTTCTTGCGATGTCTCTGCAGTCGAAAGAAGAGAAGGAGAGGCTGCAAGATGCAAACGACCATCTGACGGAAAAAGGTCTGCGGGTTCTTGGGGTCGGCAAACTCAACGGATATAGCGGAGACGGGAGCAGAGCAAGCATCGTTTCGTATCTCGATCGGGTGGATATTTTCGGGATCGTCGGGATCACGGATCCCCCGCGAAACGATGTCAGAGAAGCGATCGGTATCTGCCAGCAGGCCGGCATCCAGGTGAAGATGATAACGGGCGATGACCCGAAAACCGCCTCGATCATTGCCCGGGAGATAGGTCTGCGGGACGCCGGAGTTCGGCGATCTTGTGAAAAAGACCGCGGTGTTTGCCCGCGTTTCGCCTGA
- a CDS encoding cation transporting ATPase C-terminal domain-containing protein, which produces MKSADIGVAMGIRGTEVAKEASDMILTDDRFYTIVDAVREGRVIFSNIKKYVSFLFSCNMVEIITIFLSVSFLKPLPILPLHILFLNLVIDIAPAMALAYEPAEANIMKAPPRSAHSGLINKRFLGRILFSGAVLGLSSFLIFNFFLTQNTSLLYVQTATFTFMVLAQLLHVLNIRKENGFGLTTLIRENKVLVGAVSLSLLLQIMVIYVPFMQQTIGTTPLTAETWAVILLAAFATTGVVYAIKKVMKRLYPVGVTMMIDLESSGARRVKGCCLP; this is translated from the coding sequence TTGAAGAGTGCGGACATCGGCGTGGCGATGGGGATCCGCGGCACGGAAGTTGCCAAAGAAGCGTCGGATATGATTCTGACAGATGACCGGTTTTACACGATCGTGGACGCCGTGAGAGAGGGACGGGTCATCTTTTCGAACATAAAAAAATATGTTTCGTTCTTATTTTCCTGCAATATGGTCGAGATCATTACGATATTTCTGAGCGTCAGTTTCCTGAAACCCTTGCCTATCCTGCCGCTCCATATTCTCTTCCTTAACCTTGTTATCGATATTGCCCCGGCTATGGCCCTGGCATATGAACCGGCAGAGGCAAACATCATGAAAGCGCCACCGAGGAGTGCACATAGCGGCCTGATCAATAAGCGGTTTCTTGGAAGGATCCTTTTCAGCGGTGCTGTTCTCGGATTGAGTTCCTTTTTGATCTTTAATTTCTTCCTAACCCAGAATACTTCGCTGCTTTACGTGCAGACGGCGACTTTTACTTTTATGGTCCTTGCCCAGCTGCTCCATGTCCTCAACATCCGCAAAGAAAACGGGTTTGGCCTCACAACGCTGATACGGGAGAATAAGGTCCTGGTCGGCGCTGTAAGTTTATCCCTGCTCCTGCAGATCATGGTGATCTATGTTCCGTTTATGCAGCAGACGATCGGAACAACGCCCCTTACGGCAGAGACCTGGGCCGTGATCCTGCTGGCAGCATTTGCCACGACCGGTGTCGTGTATGCGATCAAAAAGGTGATGAAACGGCTCTACCCCGTCGGAGTGACAATGATGATTGACCTGGAAAGTTCCGGGGCGAGGAGAGTAAAGGGATGCTGTTTGCCGTAG
- a CDS encoding MFS transporter has protein sequence MRHTYDTKITGAISGHFLIDLYTPILPVILPLLITNMGLSYFLAGLVVTVFNVVSSVTQPFIGLYGDRTGKWVSVPLCVLIGSVGISLSVLANIYLIVLFLVGGAAVGHALFHPSAMALVHKLSPPAKKGLYNSIFTTSGSISYSLGPMIAGFFITFGGMPSVAWMMVPGIVGAAWIYRNDRRTGTVEPIKKEPVEKKQVHGKYWWIPAGLVVTVCALRAWAYVGVITYLPTLLLLWYHGIDTFTVSVIITAMLFTGVFGQVAGGYLSDRFGRKKVLVLGFLCAIPCFCLIFLSTRWSMYAGIMLYSFFACFCYVTSVTMTQDLLPGSVGFASGLTLGLSMGIGGVGAALIGWVADVMGSLPNAMFLLIIPTILCPILALFIKYSDKPAAAAEE, from the coding sequence ATGCGTCATACCTACGATACCAAAATCACCGGGGCGATCAGCGGTCATTTTCTGATCGATCTGTATACGCCGATCCTGCCGGTGATCCTCCCTCTCCTCATCACCAATATGGGGCTCTCGTATTTTCTCGCAGGGCTTGTCGTTACCGTATTCAATGTCGTCTCGTCGGTAACCCAGCCGTTTATCGGGCTGTATGGAGACCGAACCGGTAAATGGGTCAGCGTGCCGCTCTGCGTTCTGATCGGCAGTGTTGGGATCTCCCTCTCGGTTCTGGCGAACATTTACCTGATCGTTCTATTCCTGGTCGGAGGAGCGGCCGTCGGCCATGCCCTCTTCCACCCATCCGCGATGGCCCTCGTCCATAAACTGAGTCCTCCTGCCAAAAAGGGATTGTACAACTCGATTTTTACCACAAGCGGCAGCATCAGTTATTCGCTCGGCCCGATGATCGCCGGTTTTTTCATCACGTTCGGCGGGATGCCGTCGGTCGCCTGGATGATGGTTCCGGGGATCGTCGGGGCGGCCTGGATCTACCGAAACGACCGCCGCACCGGAACGGTTGAGCCGATCAAAAAGGAGCCGGTCGAAAAGAAGCAGGTCCACGGGAAGTACTGGTGGATCCCGGCAGGCCTGGTCGTGACGGTGTGTGCTTTGAGGGCATGGGCATATGTCGGGGTCATTACGTATCTGCCTACCCTGCTCCTCTTATGGTATCATGGGATCGACACGTTCACGGTCTCGGTCATCATCACGGCCATGCTCTTTACCGGCGTGTTCGGGCAGGTGGCCGGCGGCTATCTTTCCGACCGGTTCGGACGGAAAAAAGTCCTGGTGCTTGGATTCCTCTGTGCGATCCCGTGTTTCTGTCTGATATTCCTCTCGACCAGATGGTCGATGTATGCCGGGATCATGCTGTATTCGTTCTTTGCCTGCTTCTGTTACGTGACTTCGGTGACGATGACCCAGGATCTTCTACCGGGCAGCGTCGGGTTTGCGTCGGGTCTCACGCTCGGTCTTTCGATGGGGATCGGCGGCGTTGGAGCGGCCCTGATCGGGTGGGTAGCGGATGTCATGGGTTCCCTGCCGAACGCGATGTTTCTGCTGATCATTCCAACGATCCTCTGTCCGATCCTCGCGCTGTTTATCAAATACTCGGATAAGCCTGCTGCGGCCGCCGAAGAGTGA
- a CDS encoding ABC transporter substrate-binding protein: MKKRIFEGLSINGFAALCVVGVSIGAMVICAGCVQSGNDDSTLRVVMNFGPDTSGSLDPANGWEGWYVDKAGIYETLFDYDADMILQPKLATGYKLLNDTTWEITLRKGVTFHDGTPFNADAVIFSFDRVLNASNSRAYEYAFIKDVRKTDDYTIVIETNQPYTPLIASLVDPIMSIASPKIVDVNKQPVGTGPFVFATFEPGASLDVVKNENYWGGEVGLAGVNTTYIGDADVVRDILPSEYTAVKNAEDTHVESKAMLRTYFVYMNENKAPFDDVRVRQALSYAVNRQEIVDTALEGVGGVTAVGPFSYSSPWNANDEIESYAYNKEKALALLAEAGIVPGADGKLYYNGEPFTIEITTYSKRAALPPTLEVIAAQYEDLGITVNTRIMESSAIKADVAAGNYDMTMAAWSTMPTGDPDYFLTRMFFSTATYASTWLHYSNPKVDELIQKASTTFDQTERAELYDEIQNITQNDAGLIYLFYESQNWGVSDDVLNLEIYPNEYTMITKDITIT, translated from the coding sequence ATGAAAAAACGTATTTTCGAGGGCTTATCCATCAACGGATTCGCCGCACTGTGTGTTGTAGGTGTATCGATCGGCGCCATGGTAATTTGCGCCGGATGCGTCCAGTCAGGCAATGATGACAGTACGCTTCGCGTCGTCATGAACTTCGGTCCCGACACGAGCGGCAGTCTCGACCCGGCAAACGGCTGGGAAGGCTGGTATGTCGATAAAGCAGGCATTTACGAGACTCTTTTCGATTACGATGCGGACATGATTCTCCAGCCCAAACTTGCGACCGGATACAAACTTTTGAACGACACGACATGGGAGATCACGCTTCGCAAAGGCGTTACGTTCCATGACGGGACGCCGTTCAATGCCGATGCGGTCATTTTCTCATTCGACCGTGTTCTCAATGCATCGAACAGCCGTGCTTACGAGTATGCATTCATCAAAGATGTCAGAAAAACCGATGACTATACGATCGTCATCGAAACCAATCAACCGTATACTCCGCTGATCGCATCCCTTGTCGACCCGATCATGTCTATCGCCAGTCCAAAGATCGTCGATGTCAACAAACAGCCTGTAGGCACAGGACCGTTCGTCTTCGCCACGTTCGAACCCGGCGCAAGCCTGGATGTCGTGAAAAACGAGAATTACTGGGGCGGCGAAGTCGGACTTGCCGGAGTGAACACGACCTACATCGGCGATGCCGACGTAGTGCGAGATATCCTCCCAAGCGAATATACAGCCGTGAAAAACGCGGAAGACACGCATGTCGAATCGAAAGCGATGCTCCGCACGTACTTTGTCTACATGAACGAAAACAAAGCGCCGTTCGATGATGTCCGCGTCCGTCAGGCACTCAGTTACGCAGTAAACCGTCAGGAGATCGTCGATACGGCGCTTGAAGGCGTCGGTGGCGTTACCGCAGTCGGTCCGTTCTCATACTCCTCGCCGTGGAATGCAAACGACGAGATCGAATCATATGCATACAACAAAGAAAAGGCACTGGCTCTCTTGGCCGAGGCAGGAATCGTGCCGGGGGCTGACGGGAAACTGTATTACAACGGCGAACCGTTCACCATCGAGATAACGACCTACTCCAAACGTGCGGCCCTCCCGCCGACGCTGGAAGTCATCGCAGCCCAGTATGAAGATCTCGGCATTACCGTCAATACCCGTATCATGGAAAGCAGCGCCATCAAAGCCGACGTCGCCGCAGGAAATTACGACATGACGATGGCTGCCTGGTCGACCATGCCGACCGGAGACCCAGATTATTTCCTGACCAGAATGTTCTTCTCGACCGCCACGTATGCTTCCACCTGGCTGCACTACTCCAACCCGAAAGTCGATGAACTCATCCAGAAAGCAAGCACGACCTTCGATCAGACGGAACGGGCTGAACTGTACGACGAGATCCAGAACATCACCCAGAACGACGCGGGACTGATCTATCTGTTCTATGAATCGCAGAACTGGGGAGTCAGTGATGATGTCTTGAATCTCGAGATCTACCCGAACGAATACACGATGATAACCAAAGACATCACCATCACCTGA
- a CDS encoding class I SAM-dependent methyltransferase, with the protein MSNETIRKHWNDLSPGYRKRYHAYLDEEIVLMQSYFKEYLPKQTPLKVLDIGTGYGIQAMTFAELGHRVTALDLSEEMISRAKNGAAARGLSIEFYQGDAENLPFADNSFDVVVNMHLLWTLTDHEKFFHECRRVLIPGGRIFAIDGHWFKPDDPTTEECSVNIRQYLPLYDTNTPEKIADLVETAGFSEVSWKYLPEYAEYMQRCDPNGRDYLTTPYLETGVKA; encoded by the coding sequence ATGTCGAACGAAACGATCCGCAAACACTGGAACGATCTGAGTCCGGGATATCGGAAACGATATCATGCATATCTCGACGAGGAGATCGTTTTGATGCAGAGCTACTTCAAAGAGTATCTCCCCAAACAAACACCCCTGAAAGTCCTGGATATCGGGACCGGTTACGGGATCCAGGCGATGACCTTTGCGGAGTTGGGTCATCGGGTCACGGCTCTCGATCTCTCCGAGGAAATGATCTCGCGTGCAAAAAATGGAGCCGCAGCCCGCGGTCTTTCCATCGAGTTTTATCAGGGAGATGCGGAGAACCTTCCGTTCGCGGACAACAGTTTCGATGTTGTCGTGAACATGCATCTTCTGTGGACCCTGACGGACCACGAGAAATTTTTCCATGAGTGCAGACGCGTCCTCATTCCCGGCGGCAGGATCTTTGCGATAGACGGTCACTGGTTCAAACCGGATGATCCGACAACGGAAGAGTGCTCGGTGAATATCCGGCAATATCTTCCTCTGTACGATACCAACACACCGGAAAAGATAGCAGACCTCGTGGAAACCGCTGGATTTTCAGAAGTTTCCTGGAAATATCTGCCGGAGTACGCAGAGTATATGCAGAGATGCGACCCGAACGGACGGGATTATCTTACGACACCATACCTTGAAACAGGAGTGAAAGCATGA
- a CDS encoding methyltransferase domain-containing protein: MIKDKIADYWNWRSTSYHQEYMSRITDEIELWEQILTPILPEGKHLNVIEVGTGPGILALALAKMGHNVTGIDLSPEMIKKAQNNAEKIGINASFREGDAENLDLAAGSADLIVSKYLMWTLPHPDIFLDGANRILAPGGRIIAVDGVWYTDTQEQAPAEKPYSAFFDECYEEVRPNLPLGKDNTPDKVVSLIADHGFSDSTWRYLDDYQSFLKTFDTNETTVTPYLVSAKKSC, encoded by the coding sequence ATGATCAAAGACAAAATAGCAGATTACTGGAACTGGCGAAGCACAAGTTATCACCAGGAATATATGAGCCGCATCACCGATGAGATCGAGCTCTGGGAACAGATTTTGACACCGATCCTCCCGGAGGGAAAACATCTCAACGTGATCGAGGTCGGAACGGGACCAGGCATCCTTGCACTCGCTCTTGCGAAGATGGGGCACAATGTCACAGGTATCGACCTCTCTCCCGAAATGATCAAGAAAGCTCAGAACAATGCGGAAAAAATCGGCATCAACGCATCGTTCCGCGAGGGAGATGCAGAAAATCTCGACCTTGCTGCAGGCTCTGCAGACCTCATCGTCAGCAAATATCTGATGTGGACCCTTCCTCACCCGGATATTTTCCTTGACGGAGCGAACCGGATCCTTGCGCCCGGCGGCCGCATCATTGCCGTTGACGGAGTCTGGTATACCGATACCCAAGAACAGGCACCTGCAGAAAAACCCTACTCGGCATTCTTCGACGAATGCTACGAAGAGGTCCGGCCAAATCTCCCTCTCGGAAAAGACAACACCCCGGATAAAGTCGTCTCGCTTATCGCAGACCACGGATTTTCCGACTCGACATGGCGGTATCTTGACGACTATCAGTCGTTCCTGAAAACCTTCGACACCAACGAAACAACGGTCACCCCCTATCTCGTATCTGCAAAGAAATCATGCTGA
- the nikB gene encoding nickel ABC transporter permease: MLREYFIRRLLYLIPILIFISFLSFSLIYIAPGDPAEIMMTSPGGGYDEAAVEQFRVAHGLDQPFIVQYTTWVKNAATGDFGYSYMSEQPVFETVINAFKNTLTLSALALVIALVIAIPLGIISAVKHNTIVDSLCRFGALIGVSMPNFWQAYLMIIVFSVILQWLPGGGFGHGTDISYMILPALVLGTVSAAVMMRMVRSSMLDVLGKEYIQTARAKGLSEATVLMHHALKNALVPIITVVGLSIGFLLNGSVVVETIFGWPGIGNLVVESILSYDYMMIQGSILFVAIIFLVINFIVDLLYVWANPEIRYDRTS, encoded by the coding sequence ATGCTGAGAGAGTATTTCATCAGAAGACTTCTGTATCTGATCCCGATACTTATCTTCATCTCATTTTTGAGTTTTTCTCTTATCTACATCGCACCGGGCGATCCTGCGGAGATCATGATGACAAGCCCGGGCGGAGGCTACGATGAGGCGGCCGTCGAACAATTCCGTGTAGCCCACGGACTTGACCAGCCGTTCATCGTCCAGTATACGACCTGGGTGAAAAACGCGGCGACCGGCGACTTCGGTTACTCCTACATGAGTGAACAGCCCGTCTTTGAAACCGTGATCAATGCATTCAAAAACACGCTCACCCTCTCGGCCCTTGCACTCGTCATCGCACTTGTCATCGCGATCCCGCTTGGCATCATTTCGGCGGTCAAACACAACACGATCGTCGACAGTCTATGCCGGTTCGGCGCCCTTATCGGCGTTTCGATGCCGAACTTCTGGCAGGCCTATCTTATGATCATCGTGTTTTCCGTCATCCTTCAGTGGCTGCCGGGAGGCGGATTCGGGCACGGGACCGACATATCGTATATGATACTGCCCGCACTCGTTCTTGGGACGGTATCGGCCGCCGTGATGATGCGTATGGTCAGGTCAAGTATGCTCGATGTGCTTGGAAAAGAGTATATCCAGACCGCCCGGGCAAAGGGTTTGTCCGAGGCGACGGTTTTGATGCATCATGCGCTGAAAAACGCCCTTGTCCCGATCATCACCGTTGTCGGTCTTTCGATCGGATTCCTCTTAAACGGATCCGTGGTAGTAGAGACGATCTTCGGCTGGCCGGGTATAGGTAATCTCGTCGTGGAATCGATTCTTTCCTACGATTATATGATGATCCAGGGTTCCATCCTGTTTGTCGCGATCATCTTTTTAGTCATCAACTTCATTGTCGACCTGCTCTATGTATGGGCAAACCCGGAGATACGATATGACAGAACTTCGTAA
- the nikC gene encoding nickel transporter permease yields MTELRKYLKNRQIVISLIILGLLICMALFADVLSPYDYTDKKLSDRLQFPSLEHPFGTDHLGRDILTMTMYGARASLSVGFIVVGVSLAIGLTLGILAGYYGGWLDEVIMRLTDSFLAFPSMFLALAITAFLGLGIENMILALIIVEWTSFARVARGATLDIKSKGYMHAARWVGGSNVYIMGKHLMPNIISPVLIMATLGIGNVILAAAGLSFLGLGVQPSTPEWGAMLNAGRAYVTTDPYLMFFPGLMIMITVLAFNYFGDGLRDVLDQKMTKTELEGRI; encoded by the coding sequence ATGACAGAACTTCGTAAGTATCTCAAAAACCGGCAGATCGTGATCTCCCTTATCATTCTCGGGCTACTGATTTGTATGGCGCTTTTTGCGGACGTTCTCTCACCTTACGACTACACAGACAAAAAGCTCTCGGACCGTCTGCAGTTCCCGTCTTTGGAACATCCGTTCGGGACCGATCATTTAGGCAGGGACATCCTCACCATGACGATGTACGGAGCACGGGCCTCTCTTTCGGTCGGGTTCATCGTAGTAGGGGTTTCACTCGCGATTGGCCTTACGCTTGGGATCCTTGCAGGATATTACGGCGGCTGGCTGGATGAAGTCATCATGCGGCTGACCGACAGTTTCCTCGCGTTCCCGTCGATGTTCCTCGCCCTTGCAATAACTGCGTTCCTCGGCCTGGGAATAGAGAACATGATCCTTGCCCTGATCATCGTCGAGTGGACATCGTTTGCCCGGGTCGCCCGAGGAGCGACCCTCGATATCAAATCGAAAGGGTATATGCACGCGGCACGATGGGTCGGCGGATCCAACGTTTATATTATGGGAAAGCATCTCATGCCGAATATCATCTCGCCGGTCCTGATCATGGCGACGCTTGGCATCGGAAACGTGATCCTCGCAGCTGCGGGCCTGAGTTTCCTCGGACTCGGCGTCCAGCCGTCCACTCCCGAGTGGGGAGCGATGCTGAATGCAGGCAGAGCCTATGTCACGACCGACCCGTATCTGATGTTCTTCCCGGGTCTTATGATCATGATAACCGTTCTCGCTTTCAATTACTTCGGCGACGGACTGCGTGACGTTCTCGACCAGAAGATGACCAAAACCGAACTCGAGGGAAGAATATGA
- a CDS encoding ABC transporter ATP-binding protein: MTCILRVTDVSVHLTTENGSVRAVDNASFSIEEHETFALIGESGSGKSVLGLVVLRLLPDNAVFSGNISLDGISLTDLSEKEMQKIRGKTIGSIFQNPYLSMNPGIRVGNQIAEPMWTHLGITKEAAREKAVSLLERFSIEPGKTRAREYPFQYSGGMLQRAMVAMGTAANPQLIIADEPTKGVDSLKKQEIAETFRRVAAEGCAFLLITHDIDFAKAMANRIAVNYCGEILEIAPTKMFFEEPLHPYSAALLDSLPERGMHPIPGPSPSMIEVPDGCRFNPRCPFADNRCRTEKPPMTETNGRSVRCWTYA; encoded by the coding sequence ATGACCTGCATACTGAGAGTGACGGATGTCAGCGTACATCTCACAACGGAGAACGGATCGGTCCGGGCAGTGGACAATGCCTCGTTTTCGATAGAAGAGCATGAGACCTTCGCCCTTATCGGAGAATCGGGATCCGGCAAATCGGTTCTCGGGCTTGTGGTGCTGCGGCTTTTACCCGACAATGCGGTTTTTTCCGGGAATATCTCTCTTGACGGGATATCTCTTACGGATCTGTCCGAAAAGGAGATGCAGAAGATCCGGGGAAAAACGATCGGTTCAATTTTTCAGAACCCGTATCTTTCGATGAACCCGGGAATTCGCGTCGGGAACCAGATCGCAGAGCCGATGTGGACACATCTGGGAATAACAAAAGAGGCTGCCAGAGAAAAAGCCGTTTCTCTTCTGGAAAGGTTTTCCATCGAGCCCGGAAAGACCCGGGCCCGCGAGTATCCTTTCCAGTACAGCGGAGGTATGCTCCAGCGGGCAATGGTCGCCATGGGTACGGCGGCAAATCCTCAGCTGATCATTGCGGACGAACCGACGAAAGGAGTCGATTCCCTCAAAAAACAGGAGATCGCGGAGACGTTTAGAAGGGTCGCCGCCGAAGGGTGTGCTTTTCTGTTGATAACGCACGACATCGATTTTGCCAAAGCGATGGCAAACCGGATCGCTGTGAACTACTGCGGAGAGATCCTCGAGATCGCTCCAACAAAGATGTTTTTCGAAGAACCTCTGCATCCATACTCCGCGGCCCTGCTCGACTCCCTGCCGGAACGCGGAATGCACCCGATCCCCGGCCCCTCCCCGTCGATGATCGAGGTGCCGGACGGATGCAGATTTAATCCGCGGTGTCCCTTTGCCGACAACAGGTGCCGGACGGAAAAACCGCCGATGACCGAAACGAACGGACGATCCGTGAGGTGCTGGACGTATGCTTAG
- a CDS encoding ABC transporter ATP-binding protein — MLRGEELRKVYTSGIISVTKKVAVDRVSISIGKGETIAIVGESGCEKSTLVKMLTMQLPATEGEVYFSGEKLTGMKWKELRQHIVKFQMIPQNPDDAVDPRWELGRSVAEPLVLSGKYSRGEIAKMVPELLAEVGLGPEFITRFPHQVSGGELQRVVIARALALKPDLLICDEATSMLDVSVQSYIMSLLKDIQKKRNIALIIITHDLVYASMVADLTYVMFGGKFVEIGEDVFTHPLHPYTQALWDAAHYREMPELPGEKPPIPEEGCRYYDRCAYRDDLCKEMQILRDIDGRKVCCVHPLGYT; from the coding sequence ATGCTTAGAGGAGAGGAACTGAGGAAAGTCTATACGTCCGGTATTATTTCCGTGACGAAGAAAGTGGCCGTGGACAGAGTGAGTATTTCTATCGGCAAAGGCGAGACGATCGCGATCGTCGGGGAATCGGGCTGCGAGAAGAGCACGCTCGTGAAAATGCTCACCATGCAGCTTCCGGCAACCGAAGGCGAGGTGTATTTTTCCGGCGAGAAACTGACCGGGATGAAGTGGAAGGAACTCCGGCAGCACATCGTGAAGTTCCAGATGATACCGCAGAACCCGGACGATGCGGTGGACCCGCGGTGGGAACTTGGAAGGTCGGTTGCCGAACCGCTGGTTCTTTCCGGGAAGTATTCGCGGGGAGAGATCGCCAAAATGGTGCCGGAACTCCTCGCCGAGGTTGGACTTGGACCTGAGTTCATCACAAGGTTCCCGCACCAGGTGAGCGGCGGCGAACTGCAGAGAGTGGTTATCGCCCGGGCCCTGGCACTGAAACCGGATCTGCTGATCTGTGACGAGGCGACCTCGATGCTGGATGTGTCCGTGCAGTCATACATCATGTCTCTTCTGAAAGATATTCAGAAAAAGCGGAATATTGCTTTAATCATCATCACTCACGATCTGGTGTATGCAAGCATGGTGGCCGATCTGACGTATGTGATGTTCGGTGGAAAATTCGTCGAGATCGGGGAGGATGTTTTTACGCATCCCCTGCATCCCTATACGCAGGCGTTGTGGGATGCGGCCCATTACCGGGAAATGCCGGAGCTCCCGGGTGAAAAGCCCCCGATCCCGGAGGAAGGCTGCAGATATTACGACCGGTGTGCATACCGCGATGATCTGTGCAAGGAGATGCAGATCTTACGAGACATCGACGGACGAAAAGTTTGCTGCGTCCATCCGCTTGGGTATACCTGA